In one Thermodesulfovibrionales bacterium genomic region, the following are encoded:
- a CDS encoding alpha/beta hydrolase, with amino-acid sequence MKNTAILITACLVIGYLLLILYVYARQGSMLYFPSREIVSTPLSIGLFYEELTLRTVDGIDISAWYIPADAALGLVLFCHGNAGNISHRIDSIRIFHGLGLGVLIFDYRGYGRSQGSPDEEGTYRDAEAGWDYLVKGLHVRPEKIVIFGRSLGSAVAAEIALRKQAGMLIMESGFTSVPDLGARFFPHLPVGLISRYQYASISKVGRIKIPKLFIHSPDDEIVPYDHGVKLFEQAGEPKEFLRIAGGHNEGFLLSGGPYVEGLKAFLSRCLGDN; translated from the coding sequence GTGAAGAACACCGCAATTCTGATTACGGCCTGCCTCGTCATCGGCTATCTGCTCTTGATCCTCTACGTCTACGCAAGGCAGGGCTCGATGCTCTACTTCCCTTCAAGGGAGATCGTCTCGACACCCCTGAGCATCGGGCTTTTTTACGAGGAGCTCACGTTGCGCACCGTAGACGGCATCGACATTTCAGCGTGGTACATACCTGCCGACGCCGCACTTGGCCTCGTGCTCTTTTGTCACGGGAATGCGGGGAATATCTCTCACCGCATCGATTCAATACGGATATTCCATGGCCTGGGCCTTGGCGTTCTTATCTTCGACTATCGGGGATATGGGAGGAGCCAGGGATCTCCCGATGAGGAAGGGACGTACCGTGACGCAGAGGCAGGGTGGGACTACCTTGTAAAGGGCCTTCACGTAAGACCGGAGAAGATCGTCATCTTCGGACGTTCCCTGGGAAGTGCTGTTGCCGCCGAGATAGCTCTGCGGAAACAGGCAGGTATGCTCATCATGGAGTCGGGATTCACGTCAGTCCCAGACCTCGGAGCAAGGTTCTTTCCGCACCTGCCTGTGGGGCTCATCTCGCGATATCAGTACGCGTCAATCAGTAAGGTAGGAAGGATAAAGATACCGAAGCTCTTCATCCATAGTCCCGATGACGAGATTGTCCCCTATGATCATGGGGTGAAACTCTTTGAGCAGGCAGGTGAGCCAAAGGAGTTCCTCAGGATCGCCGGCGGACACAATGAGGGATTCTTGCTCTCCGGCGGTCCTTATGTTGAGGGCCTCAAGGCTTTTCTGTCACGCTGTTTAGGTGACAACTGA
- a CDS encoding response regulator has translation MEKQRILIVDDDPVIGMSCKKILGVEGYTVFTVEDGESAIKKVSHESFDLVITDVRLPDVNGLVVLRESRIVQPSADIVVISGYPSLEDAQESVRLGAFEYIEKPFTPDFVLNSVKKVFDKRGWIVKKAYINEFKNYIVDATQMDELTVYYKDGIWARPIIKEEIWEIGMDIRHFLASGQLIYVEHLRDVKALVAGEPFARLTSSDGTIHDLRSPMTGIVKRLNEHANEAISGLLKDYVSEGWFLWLARIASSPQ, from the coding sequence ATGGAGAAGCAGAGAATTCTGATTGTTGACGACGACCCAGTTATCGGGATGAGTTGCAAGAAAATACTGGGGGTGGAGGGCTACACCGTATTTACCGTCGAAGATGGTGAGAGCGCCATTAAGAAGGTTTCTCATGAGAGCTTTGACTTGGTCATCACCGATGTCAGGCTCCCTGATGTAAACGGGCTTGTGGTCTTAAGGGAGTCGAGGATCGTCCAGCCCTCGGCAGACATCGTCGTCATATCAGGATATCCCTCTCTGGAAGACGCCCAGGAGTCTGTGAGGCTTGGGGCCTTTGAATATATCGAGAAGCCCTTTACGCCGGACTTTGTGCTGAACAGCGTGAAGAAGGTCTTTGACAAGAGGGGATGGATAGTAAAGAAGGCTTACATTAACGAGTTCAAGAACTACATTGTTGATGCAACACAGATGGATGAGCTTACCGTTTATTATAAAGACGGGATATGGGCGAGGCCGATCATAAAGGAAGAGATATGGGAAATCGGTATGGATATCAGGCATTTCTTGGCAAGCGGTCAACTCATCTATGTCGAGCACCTGAGAGATGTGAAGGCCCTCGTCGCAGGAGAGCCCTTTGCAAGGCTCACCTCCAGTGACGGAACTATCCACGACTTGCGCTCTCCGATGACGGGCATCGTGAAGAGACTGAACGAGCATGCGAACGAGGCGATATCAGGGTTGTTGAAAGACTATGTATCTGAAGGATGGTTCCTGTGGCTTGCAAGGATTGCGAGTTCTCCGCAGTAG
- a CDS encoding molybdopterin-dependent oxidoreductase: MITVTINEKKISLERPVTILEAARSAGISIPTLCHHDILEAYGGCRLCLVQVENLPRLQTACTLFVTDGMVVRTETKDVVTARRAMLEFLLINHPLDCPFCDKAGECDLQDLAMKYGPATGRFAEGKRTRPESFDDPLIVRNMERCILCSKCVRMCEDVQGASAIAITNRGTKSFVEPFSGGRYNCEYCGNCLTVCPVGAILSRLHRHDYRSWLIEKDIETVCSYCGVGCSMILQVRENSIVRTIPRIGLGLNKGLLCGRGRFGYDYVGDARRLESPLIRRDGELRPASWSEALTHVAQRLKEIKKESGGEAIAGIASGRCTNEDIYVFQKFFRQVLGSNNLDSAAGLAYGPAQRFFEKIFGQGITANFIYGIPNSDGVFVIGGDPTSVNPVLGLQIRAASRKGVPVVTVGYAEGLKRFSRHLLIPNSSTETVLLAALVSALRDKKPLSGERPFFEKIIHEIQSVGLKDASDVSGVGQDELAEAVDTLSGMTNTSVIIGREIVQTTRGEINLLLLAALVYLLNGRIYLLSELPNEQGLLDMGCQPDMLPCGRPLAIETFRKRCEETLGSEIPSSPGLGFAEVMEAAHGGRIKALYAMGENVALSLPHSGYVRDALEKIEFLVVQDAFLTETARMADVVIPAPLWGEKEGSFTNLERRVQTTRKAIDGKGVEAWKAIAEMSNISGFDMGYKSVTDVLGEIAGVSLLYRGATYEDMRGGRYVWPYRGEPLRHDAHMEGIALPDLGPLLRKSDTDGKVYVSRDVSLFHSENASRYSAALKSISPEAYGKISRGLAERLSVRNGDYLKVSADAGSIRVSVQIDPLLPEDVLLVPNFETNGVFEIMKWKINPVLKVPVFDGNAVSLEKSG; this comes from the coding sequence ATGATAACGGTCACCATAAACGAGAAAAAGATATCCCTGGAAAGACCTGTCACGATCCTTGAGGCGGCTAGGTCTGCGGGGATATCCATACCGACCCTCTGCCATCATGATATCCTTGAGGCCTACGGAGGCTGCAGACTCTGCCTCGTTCAGGTTGAGAATCTGCCGAGACTCCAGACCGCCTGTACCCTCTTTGTGACCGACGGTATGGTGGTCAGGACAGAAACGAAGGACGTTGTTACGGCAAGAAGGGCCATGCTTGAATTCCTCCTCATAAACCATCCCCTTGATTGTCCCTTCTGTGATAAGGCAGGCGAATGCGACCTCCAGGACCTTGCCATGAAGTACGGTCCGGCAACGGGAAGGTTTGCCGAAGGCAAGAGAACGAGACCTGAAAGCTTTGATGACCCGCTGATCGTGAGAAACATGGAGCGTTGTATCCTCTGCTCAAAGTGCGTCAGGATGTGCGAGGATGTTCAGGGAGCGTCTGCCATAGCGATCACGAACCGGGGCACGAAGTCCTTTGTCGAGCCTTTTTCTGGCGGCAGATATAACTGCGAGTATTGCGGAAACTGTCTGACCGTCTGTCCCGTGGGCGCCATCCTGTCGCGCTTGCACAGGCATGATTACAGATCGTGGCTGATCGAAAAGGACATCGAAACGGTCTGTTCTTACTGTGGAGTCGGATGCTCCATGATCTTGCAGGTGAGAGAGAATTCGATCGTCAGAACTATACCGAGAATCGGTTTAGGGCTGAACAAGGGGCTCCTCTGCGGCAGGGGAAGGTTCGGATATGACTATGTTGGAGACGCGAGGAGGCTGGAGAGCCCTCTCATACGGAGAGACGGGGAACTGAGACCGGCCTCGTGGTCGGAGGCCCTCACCCATGTTGCTCAGAGGCTGAAGGAGATTAAGAAAGAGAGCGGGGGTGAAGCCATAGCAGGGATAGCATCGGGAAGGTGTACCAATGAAGATATCTACGTATTCCAGAAGTTTTTCAGGCAGGTCCTCGGCAGTAATAACCTCGATTCCGCTGCAGGTCTTGCATACGGACCTGCTCAGCGGTTCTTCGAAAAGATCTTTGGTCAGGGCATAACGGCAAACTTTATCTATGGTATACCCAATTCCGACGGCGTCTTCGTCATCGGGGGCGATCCGACTTCCGTAAATCCTGTTTTGGGCCTTCAGATAAGGGCTGCGTCGAGGAAAGGGGTGCCCGTTGTTACCGTAGGATATGCCGAGGGATTAAAGAGGTTTTCGAGGCACCTCTTGATCCCGAACTCCTCTACTGAGACCGTGCTCCTGGCAGCGTTGGTTTCGGCCTTGAGGGACAAGAAACCCTTGTCCGGGGAGAGGCCTTTCTTTGAGAAGATCATTCATGAAATCCAGTCTGTAGGACTCAAAGACGCATCCGACGTGAGCGGAGTGGGTCAGGATGAGCTTGCAGAAGCTGTCGATACCCTGTCGGGTATGACGAACACCTCAGTCATCATAGGAAGAGAGATCGTCCAGACAACGAGGGGAGAGATCAACCTTCTCCTCCTTGCCGCTCTTGTCTATCTGCTGAACGGCAGGATTTATCTCCTCTCCGAACTTCCCAATGAGCAGGGTTTACTCGATATGGGTTGCCAGCCGGACATGCTTCCCTGCGGGAGACCGCTGGCGATAGAAACCTTCAGAAAGAGGTGCGAGGAGACTCTCGGGAGCGAGATCCCTTCGAGCCCGGGGCTCGGTTTTGCAGAAGTCATGGAAGCTGCCCATGGCGGGAGGATTAAGGCCCTTTACGCCATGGGTGAAAACGTTGCGCTCAGCCTCCCTCACAGCGGCTATGTGAGGGATGCCCTTGAGAAGATCGAATTCCTCGTGGTCCAGGACGCCTTTCTCACGGAAACGGCCCGGATGGCCGATGTGGTGATTCCTGCGCCATTGTGGGGAGAGAAAGAGGGGTCCTTCACGAACCTTGAACGGAGGGTACAGACAACCAGAAAGGCCATCGACGGCAAAGGTGTTGAGGCATGGAAGGCAATTGCCGAGATGAGCAACATATCGGGTTTTGATATGGGCTATAAGAGCGTGACAGATGTCCTTGGAGAGATAGCTGGAGTTTCACTTCTTTACAGGGGCGCTACATATGAAGATATGAGGGGCGGCAGGTACGTCTGGCCTTACAGGGGAGAGCCATTGCGGCATGACGCCCATATGGAAGGGATTGCATTGCCTGATCTTGGTCCTCTCCTACGGAAATCCGATACCGACGGCAAGGTCTATGTCAGTCGGGATGTATCTCTTTTTCATTCCGAGAACGCGAGCAGGTATTCGGCAGCCTTGAAGAGCATCTCTCCCGAAGCCTATGGGAAGATCAGCAGGGGTTTGGCCGAGAGATTGTCGGTAAGAAACGGTGATTATCTCAAGGTCTCTGCAGATGCAGGCAGCATCAGAGTGTCTGTGCAGATAGACCCCTTGTTACCTGAGGATGTTCTTCTTGTGCCGAATTTTGAAACGAACGGGGTCTTTGAGATCATGAAGTGGAAGATCAATCCTGTCTTAAAGGTCCCTGTATTCGATGGCAATGCGGTCTCTCTTGAAAAATCGGGGTAA
- the nuoF gene encoding NADH-quinone oxidoreductase subunit NuoF: protein MAILLKNTIGPDAADIDKYITDGGYHAVAKAFEMKPADVIDEVKKSGLRGRGGAGFPAGMKWSFAAADPQKPKYLICNADEGEPGTFKDRVILENNAHLLIEGMVISAYALGAEKGYIYLRGEYPKIRDVLLKAIKEAEERDYLGDDIMGKGIVFRLGLHMGAGAYICGEETALIESLEGKRGQPRIKPPFPVNRGFSSKPTVVNNVETLANIPFIVERGGDAYSKIGNPECPGVKLFSVSGHVNKPGVYELPMGVTLREIIYTHCGVGGTGRLKAVIPGGISTPVLTPDKIDCPMDFLNLPKVGSMLGSGAVMVFDDSVDMAKVCLRATKFFEHESCGKCTPCREGVSWMRTILGRIEDGAGRREDLDLLLEISQNILGKTFCPLGDGAAIVVRRFIESFRNDFEGKISKG, encoded by the coding sequence ATGGCGATTCTCCTGAAGAACACCATCGGCCCGGATGCAGCCGACATAGACAAATACATTACGGATGGCGGGTACCATGCCGTTGCGAAGGCCTTTGAAATGAAGCCTGCCGATGTTATTGATGAGGTGAAGAAGTCCGGGCTGCGGGGCAGAGGGGGCGCCGGATTCCCCGCAGGCATGAAGTGGTCCTTTGCAGCAGCAGATCCCCAGAAGCCGAAATACCTGATCTGCAATGCCGACGAAGGAGAGCCGGGCACCTTTAAAGACAGGGTCATTCTCGAAAACAACGCCCATCTCCTCATAGAGGGGATGGTGATCTCTGCGTATGCCTTGGGCGCTGAGAAGGGATATATCTACCTTAGAGGAGAATATCCGAAGATTAGAGATGTCCTGTTGAAGGCCATAAAAGAGGCAGAGGAAAGAGACTATCTCGGCGACGATATTATGGGAAAGGGTATTGTATTCAGGCTCGGTCTTCACATGGGCGCAGGTGCTTATATCTGCGGAGAAGAGACGGCCCTCATAGAATCCCTTGAAGGCAAAAGGGGCCAACCGCGGATCAAACCTCCTTTCCCTGTCAACAGGGGCTTCTCCTCAAAACCGACGGTCGTCAATAATGTCGAGACCCTCGCCAATATTCCCTTCATCGTGGAAAGAGGAGGGGACGCATACTCGAAAATAGGAAACCCCGAGTGCCCTGGCGTGAAACTCTTTTCTGTAAGCGGGCATGTTAATAAGCCGGGTGTCTATGAACTTCCCATGGGCGTGACCTTGAGAGAGATCATTTATACGCACTGCGGCGTTGGCGGCACGGGAAGGCTTAAGGCTGTAATACCCGGCGGGATATCGACGCCGGTGCTTACGCCTGACAAGATCGATTGCCCCATGGATTTCCTCAATCTGCCGAAGGTCGGCAGCATGCTCGGCTCAGGCGCCGTAATGGTCTTTGACGATTCCGTCGACATGGCGAAGGTCTGTCTGAGGGCCACGAAATTTTTTGAGCATGAATCCTGCGGTAAATGCACGCCTTGCAGGGAAGGAGTGAGCTGGATGAGGACGATCCTCGGCAGGATAGAAGACGGCGCAGGACGCAGAGAAGACCTGGACCTCCTCTTGGAGATCTCACAGAATATCCTCGGCAAGACCTTCTGTCCCCTTGGAGACGGCGCCGCGATCGTCGTGAGGAGGTTTATCGAGAGCTTCAGGAACGATTTTGAGGGAAAGATAAGTAAGGGATGA
- the nuoE gene encoding NADH-quinone oxidoreductase subunit NuoE has translation MITFRQDDQADMGENMVTVNDRILQEVNEIRNRYHDARSCLLPTIYILQREVGWLSPGALQMVGELLNIPKATVKGVSTFYAMFNHQPMGRHLIQLCTNVACMIMGGEGLSDILKERYGLEPNRTSPDGRFSLVIMECIGACDKAPAMLVDTDLHGNLTGEGMIGILEGYT, from the coding sequence ATGATAACCTTTAGGCAAGACGACCAAGCCGATATGGGCGAAAACATGGTGACCGTGAACGACAGAATCTTGCAGGAAGTGAATGAAATCAGGAACAGATACCATGATGCTCGCTCCTGCCTCTTGCCGACCATCTATATCCTCCAGAGAGAGGTTGGATGGTTGAGCCCCGGTGCCTTGCAAATGGTCGGAGAACTCCTCAATATCCCGAAGGCAACCGTAAAGGGCGTGTCGACCTTTTATGCAATGTTCAACCACCAACCCATGGGCAGACACCTCATCCAGCTCTGCACGAATGTTGCGTGCATGATCATGGGTGGAGAGGGACTCTCCGATATCCTGAAGGAACGATACGGCCTCGAGCCCAACCGAACGAGCCCGGACGGACGATTCTCCCTCGTCATTATGGAATGTATCGGCGCCTGCGACAAAGCCCCTGCCATGCTCGTTGATACGGACCTCCACGGAAACCTAACCGGGGAAGGCATGATAGGGATTTTGGAGGGGTACACCTAA
- a CDS encoding menaquinone biosynthesis decarboxylase encodes MVSFRVAYKDLREFITVLEKRGLLHRVKAEVDPVLEISEITDRMCKSPNGGKALFFESVKGSRYPVVTNIFGSFERMSLALEVEKLDDVAERIEDLLNQSPPKTLIEKLAMLPKLFEFSRYLPKSVKGALCQEVVERENPDLSRFPVIKCWPGDGQPGDEGRFITFPMVFTRDPETGRPNCGMYRIHIYDKATTGMHWHIHKDGARHYDKYKALKRRMPAAIAVGSDPAVVYSSSAPLPESIDEMLFAGFLRREPVEMVKCITSDIEVPANSELVIEGYLEPGEMRIEGPFGDHTGFYSAADYYPVFHATCITHRKDMIYPATLVGKPPMEDCYMGKATERIFLPLMRLDFPEIRDINLPMEGVFHNCAMISIKKSYPGHAKKIIHGLWGKGQMMFAKLLVIVDDDVDVQNLSYTAWRVLNNVDWKRDVVIADGPLDDLDHAANFPRYGSKMGIDATRKTREEGMTRDWPQELFMSAEIKRLVDSRWREYGFD; translated from the coding sequence ATGGTATCATTTCGTGTGGCCTATAAGGACCTGAGAGAATTCATTACTGTCCTCGAGAAGAGGGGGCTCCTCCACAGAGTGAAGGCAGAAGTCGATCCTGTTCTCGAAATTTCTGAGATCACCGACAGGATGTGCAAGAGCCCGAATGGGGGCAAGGCCCTCTTCTTCGAGAGTGTCAAGGGTTCGCGCTATCCTGTCGTTACGAACATCTTCGGATCCTTTGAGAGGATGAGTCTCGCCCTTGAGGTCGAGAAACTCGACGACGTGGCAGAGCGCATCGAGGACCTCCTGAACCAGTCGCCGCCGAAGACCCTCATCGAAAAACTTGCGATGCTCCCGAAGCTCTTCGAATTTTCGCGGTACCTTCCAAAGAGCGTGAAGGGCGCACTCTGTCAAGAGGTTGTGGAACGGGAGAACCCTGACCTGAGCAGATTCCCGGTAATCAAATGCTGGCCCGGAGACGGACAGCCCGGGGATGAGGGAAGGTTCATCACCTTTCCGATGGTCTTTACGAGAGACCCTGAAACCGGCCGTCCAAACTGCGGCATGTACCGGATCCACATCTATGACAAGGCCACCACCGGTATGCATTGGCACATTCACAAGGACGGCGCGCGGCATTACGACAAATACAAGGCGCTGAAGAGGAGAATGCCTGCTGCCATAGCGGTCGGCAGCGATCCGGCCGTCGTCTATTCCTCAAGCGCTCCTCTCCCCGAGTCAATAGACGAGATGCTCTTTGCCGGATTCCTTCGGAGAGAGCCGGTGGAGATGGTGAAATGCATCACCTCTGACATCGAGGTTCCGGCAAACAGCGAGCTTGTCATTGAGGGTTATCTGGAGCCCGGGGAGATGCGGATCGAAGGGCCCTTTGGCGACCACACAGGCTTCTATTCCGCAGCTGACTATTACCCTGTTTTCCATGCGACCTGCATAACTCACAGAAAGGATATGATCTACCCTGCGACCTTAGTCGGCAAGCCTCCCATGGAAGATTGTTACATGGGCAAGGCAACGGAGAGGATATTCCTGCCCCTCATGCGACTTGATTTCCCGGAGATCCGGGACATCAATCTGCCCATGGAAGGGGTATTTCACAACTGTGCAATGATCTCCATCAAGAAGAGTTATCCCGGCCATGCAAAGAAGATCATACACGGCCTCTGGGGCAAGGGTCAGATGATGTTTGCAAAGCTCCTCGTCATCGTCGACGATGACGTCGATGTCCAGAACCTTTCATATACTGCGTGGCGTGTCCTCAATAATGTGGACTGGAAGAGGGACGTTGTCATTGCCGACGGGCCCCTCGATGACCTTGACCATGCTGCGAACTTTCCGAGATACGGCTCGAAGATGGGCATTGACGCCACAAGGAAGACAAGGGAGGAAGGCATGACGAGGGACTGGCCTCAGGAACTCTTTATGTCCGCTGAGATCAAGAGGCTCGTGGATTCGCGGTGGAGGGAATACGGGTTCGATTGA
- a CDS encoding CBS domain-containing protein encodes MTVKELLATKGKDVVSMDSDNTVEDAIRSMHARKISAVLVTDSGKPHGIFTERDVVRGYVATGGKSFSTVPLKDVMTADLIVAEPDDELGNVMSVMVQKNIRHLPVSDKGKIVGMLSIRDIIQTQIGKLTAEIHYLKDYISGA; translated from the coding sequence ATGACGGTAAAAGAACTGCTGGCCACAAAGGGCAAGGATGTTGTCTCGATGGACTCGGACAATACGGTGGAGGATGCCATCAGATCGATGCATGCCAGGAAGATAAGCGCCGTACTCGTCACTGATAGCGGCAAGCCCCATGGGATATTTACCGAGAGAGACGTAGTGAGGGGATATGTGGCAACAGGCGGAAAATCCTTTAGCACCGTCCCTTTGAAAGACGTTATGACCGCTGATTTGATCGTTGCCGAACCCGATGATGAGTTGGGCAATGTCATGTCCGTAATGGTTCAGAAGAACATAAGGCATCTCCCTGTCTCGGACAAGGGAAAGATCGTCGGCATGCTTTCTATCCGCGACATCATTCAGACCCAGATCGGCAAACTCACGGCAGAGATTCATTATCTGAAGGACTATATTTCAGGAGCTTAG
- a CDS encoding PilZ domain-containing protein: MEEKRTHRRFNVSALGVNGTVMLANHVEVRDLSIGGISLKADRKMNISNEYMLSLGDRDRITAKGAVMWCTLSELKGPGPQFIPIYSAGLRFTDIVKERIIEFVRSIENHLEESYGGETGKRYEVRLRGYEHKRAVLTAQGACRLKALSPGGMVVETDHSLQIGERFLIEIISWQGDHVSLTGRIASCVVAKNQCDVGVKFIEMRDEARRKLDRIRDVMNRHKRISSPLSPLRVINEAI, encoded by the coding sequence ATGGAGGAAAAAAGGACTCATAGACGATTCAATGTAAGCGCGCTGGGAGTAAACGGCACGGTCATGCTTGCCAATCATGTCGAGGTGCGGGATCTCAGCATTGGGGGCATCTCTCTCAAGGCTGACAGAAAAATGAATATCTCGAATGAGTATATGCTCAGTCTGGGAGACAGGGACAGGATCACGGCAAAAGGAGCGGTTATGTGGTGCACCTTGAGCGAACTGAAGGGCCCGGGTCCCCAGTTCATTCCTATCTATTCTGCCGGTCTGAGATTCACCGATATCGTGAAAGAGAGGATTATTGAATTTGTGAGGTCCATCGAGAACCATCTTGAAGAATCATATGGAGGAGAGACGGGCAAGAGATACGAGGTGAGGTTGAGAGGGTATGAACATAAGAGAGCGGTCCTGACGGCACAGGGAGCGTGCAGACTGAAGGCACTGAGTCCCGGCGGCATGGTTGTCGAGACCGATCATTCTCTGCAAATCGGAGAGAGATTCCTTATCGAGATCATTTCCTGGCAAGGTGATCACGTCAGCCTTACCGGCAGAATCGCCTCCTGCGTCGTGGCCAAAAATCAGTGCGATGTGGGAGTGAAGTTTATCGAGATGAGAGACGAAGCCCGGAGGAAGCTTGATCGGATAAGGGACGTGATGAATCGCCACAAAAGGATATCGTCTCCCCTCTCACCGCTGCGGGTTATCAATGAGGCGATATGA
- a CDS encoding sigma-54 dependent transcriptional regulator translates to MKPKILVVDDEKDICRALEFLLRNEGYLVVPAYSGEEAIEKFQKEHFDVILTDLKMEKVDGFAVLEKAKELSSDTQVLIMTAFASIESAVDAIRKGAADYIVKPFLNEAIRHTIRRVLEQKRLVEENIALRQQLSQRMGCKEFIGESEALLSIFETLEKVIPTKTNILILGESGTGKGLIADLIHCNSPRRDKPFISINCSAIPEGLLESELFGYKKGAFTGAVTDKPGLISMAHEGTLFLDEIGDMPVNLQAKLLKVLESSELIALGDIRPRQVDVRLITATNQDLEEKVKSKQFREDLYYRLNVIEVKIPPLRERKDDIPLFAHFFMRKFGEENKKKVSGYSSSAMQAIMQYPWPGNVRELKNVVERAVVLCQGESITLNELPEKLKRNGDAVGGQQGVCSLKTSIEDFEKSLIANTYSSQQKNKEVTAKTLGIDLATLYRKLKKYGIAD, encoded by the coding sequence ATGAAACCGAAGATACTGGTAGTTGACGACGAGAAAGACATCTGCAGGGCCCTCGAGTTTCTTCTCAGAAATGAGGGATACCTTGTCGTGCCTGCCTACAGCGGGGAAGAGGCGATCGAGAAATTCCAAAAGGAACATTTCGACGTAATCCTCACCGACCTCAAGATGGAGAAGGTGGACGGTTTCGCCGTCCTTGAGAAGGCGAAGGAATTGAGTTCCGACACGCAAGTCCTCATCATGACGGCCTTTGCATCGATCGAATCGGCAGTTGACGCCATCAGGAAAGGGGCAGCAGACTATATTGTGAAACCCTTCCTCAATGAGGCGATCAGACATACGATCAGGAGGGTCCTGGAACAGAAGCGGCTTGTTGAGGAGAACATCGCACTCAGGCAGCAGCTGAGCCAGCGCATGGGCTGCAAGGAATTCATCGGCGAGTCGGAAGCACTGTTGTCGATCTTTGAGACCCTGGAAAAGGTCATCCCGACAAAGACCAATATCCTGATCCTTGGTGAAAGCGGCACAGGCAAAGGGCTCATCGCAGACCTGATCCACTGTAACAGTCCGCGGAGGGACAAGCCCTTCATCTCGATTAACTGCTCTGCCATACCCGAAGGGCTCCTTGAATCCGAACTCTTCGGCTATAAGAAGGGCGCATTCACCGGGGCCGTGACGGACAAGCCCGGTCTCATCTCCATGGCCCACGAAGGGACGCTCTTCCTCGATGAAATCGGTGACATGCCGGTCAATCTCCAGGCAAAGCTCCTGAAGGTCCTTGAATCCTCAGAACTTATAGCCCTTGGCGATATCCGTCCCCGGCAGGTCGATGTCAGGTTGATCACCGCAACGAACCAGGATCTCGAAGAGAAGGTCAAGAGCAAACAGTTCCGGGAGGATCTCTATTACCGGTTGAACGTCATAGAGGTGAAGATACCTCCTCTCAGAGAGAGAAAGGACGATATTCCTCTTTTCGCGCACTTCTTCATGAGAAAGTTCGGTGAAGAAAACAAGAAGAAGGTAAGTGGCTACAGCAGCTCCGCCATGCAGGCCATCATGCAGTATCCATGGCCCGGCAATGTAAGGGAGCTGAAGAACGTTGTCGAGAGGGCTGTTGTCCTATGCCAGGGAGAGAGCATCACCCTCAATGAGCTCCCTGAAAAGTTGAAGAGGAACGGAGACGCTGTCGGCGGGCAGCAAGGCGTATGCTCCCTCAAAACATCGATCGAAGACTTCGAGAAGAGTCTCATCGCGAATACCTACTCCTCCCAACAGAAAAATAAGGAAGTGACCGCAAAGACCCTCGGCATCGATCTGGCGACCCTTTACCGGAAACTGAAGAAGTACGGCATAGCCGATTGA